The Ziziphus jujuba cultivar Dongzao chromosome 7, ASM3175591v1 genome includes a region encoding these proteins:
- the LOC107423777 gene encoding granule-bound starch synthase 1, chloroplastic/amyloplastic: MWEFRTSSASLKSITNCRLLLLSSAHCCISNKKHRSPMATLTASSFCTRSLHVNLRESIGPDSKATLKKDLITTHRGLRATNKVDELHVKAKAKVNGRQAKRYASESRNWRSSGLIVCGMNIVFFGTEVGPWSKTGGLGDVLGGLPPAMAANGHRVMTVSPRYDQYKDAWDTEVITELKVGEKVEKVRFFHCYKRGVDRVFVDHPLFLEKVWGKTASKIYGPIAGEDYKDNQLRFSLLCQAALEAPRILNFTNSKYFSGPYGEDVVFVANDWHTGPLACYLETNYKSRGIYKSARVAFCIHNIAYQGRFAFADFSLLNLPDHYKSSFDFIDGYDKPIKGRKINWMKAGILESDKVLTVSPYYAKELVSGVEKGVELDNVLRKTGIIGIVNGMDVQEWNPLTDKYTSVKYDASTVLDAKPLLKEALQAEVGLPVDRNIPVVGFIGRLEEQKGSDILIAAIPQFIKENVQIIILGTGKKPMEKQLEQLEKLYPTKARGVAKFNVPLAHMITAGADFILVPSRFEPCGLIQLHAMRYGTVPIVASTGGLVDTVKEGFTGFHMGAFSVESDAVDPADAIAVSTTVKRALVTYGTSALTEIIKNCMAQDLSWKGPAKKWEDVLLSLDVASSKPGIDGEEIAPLAKENVATP, encoded by the exons ATGTGGGAATTCAGAACAAGCTCTGCATCCTTAAAAAGCATCACGAACTGCAGGCTTTTGCTACTCTCTTCTGCCCATTGCTGCATTTCT aaCAAAAAACATCGATCGCCAATGGCAACTCTGACTGCTTCAAGTTTTTGCACAAGAAGTTTACATGTCAACCTCAGAGAATCTATTGGACCAGATTCTAAAGCAACGTTAAAGAAAGATTTGATCACAACCCACCGTGGGCTAAGAGCTACCAACAAAGTGGATGAGTTACATGTCAAAGCAAAGGCAAAAGTAAATGGCAGACAAGCAAAAAGATATGCATCCGAGAGCAGAAACTGGAGGTCTTCAGGCCTCATTGTTTGCGGGATGAACATAGTATTTTTCGGAACAGAGGTTGGTCCATGGAGCAAAACTGGCGGACTCGGAGATGTTCTTGGAGGTCTACCTCCAGCTATGGCA GCTAATGGGCATCGTGTTATGACCGTGTCTCCACGTTATGACCAGTATAAAGATGCTTGGGATACAGAAGTCATAACAGAG CTTAAAGTGGgagaaaaagtagaaaaagtTCGATTTTTCCATTGCTACAAACGAGGAGTTGATCGTGTCTTTGTGGATCACCCGTTGTTCCTCGAAAAG GTGTGGGGAAAAACTGCGTCCAAAATTTATGGACCTATTGCTGGAGAGGATTACAAGGACAACCAACTTCGGTTTAGCCTGTTATGCCAG GCAGCTCTAGAAGCACCAAGGATTCTAAATTTTACCAACAGCAAATACTTTTCTGGACCATACG GTGAAGatgttgtttttgttgctaACGATTGGCACACTGGACCCCTTGCATGCTACCTGGaaacaaattacaaatccaGAGGCATATATAAGAGTGCAAGA GTAGCTTTTTGCATTCACAACATTGCTTACCAAGGCAGATTTGCATTTGCAGACTTCTCACTCCTTAATCTCCCAGACCATTACAAAAGTTCTTTTGATTTCATTGATGG CTATGACAAACCAATAAAGGGgagaaaaattaattggatGAAAGCTGGAATCTTAGAATCAGACAAGGTCTTGACTGTTAGCCCATACTACGCCAAGGAACTTGTTTCAGGGGTTGAGAAAGGAGTGGAATTGGATAACGTCCTTAGGAAAACTGGAATCATTGGAATTGTAAATGGCATGGATGTACAGGAATGGAACCCATTAACTGACAAGTATACAAGCGTCAAATATGATGCTTCAACT GTGTTAGATGCTAAGCCTCTTTTGAAAGAAGCCCTCCAGGCAGAAGTAGGATTACCAGTGGATAGAAACATTCCTGTTGTGGGCTTCATAGGTAGGCTTGAAGAACAGAAAGGTTCAGATATTCTTATAGCAGCCATTCCCCAATTCATCAAGGAGAATGTTCAGATAATAATCCTG GGGACGGGTAAAAAGCCAATGGAAAAGCAGCTTGAACAGTTGGAGAAACTATATCCTACCAAGGCCCGAGGGGTAGCAAAATTCAATGTTCCTCTGGCACATATGATAACAGCCGGAGCTGATTTCATATTGGTTCCAAGCAGATTCGAGCCTTGTGGTCTCATTCAATTGCATGCCATGCGTTATGGAACT GTACCAATTGTTGCCTCAACTGGTGGATTGGTAGACACCGTCAAAGAAGGATTCACAGGGTTTCATATGGGAGCCTTCAGTGTTGAA AGTGATGCTGTTGATCCTGCAGACGCAATAGCAGTGTCAACAACTGTCAAACGAGCCCTAGTCACATATGGAACTTCAGCTTTGACTGAGATTATAAAGAACTGCATGGCTCAAGATCTCTCATGGAAG GGACCTGCTAAGAAGTGGGAGGATGTGCTACTGAGTCTGGATGTTGCCAGCAGCAAACCCGGAATCGATGGTGAGGAAATTGCACCACTGGCCAAGGAAAATGTTGCCACTCCGTGA